The genomic interval ATTAACCGCCGTCCATGACGTTTTGGCGCCTCCAATGTCAGTCCTCGGATTGTAAACCTCACTTTTTTGCTTCCTCAAGATGCGACGCCATAGCCATTGCGCATTCACCCAGAAAGAATGCGGCTGACTCCTTTCTCCCCAACAGCCCTTCGCAGGCCACTGTCATCCCGCCTAGTCCCAAAAATCCCACACCAAAAAAGACCCTACGCCTTCCAGACCTCTGGcatccccacctccttccaGGTCTTCAACAACCGCACAAAATGGCTCCAGCGCGAGCGCGCCGCCTCCAACGCTGAAGCCAGCCGACAGGCCGACTATCTGAAAGATGAAGTCGCCATGCGCGTGGCCGAACGGCTCTTGGTATTCCCTACCCTCACGACACCTTAAATCTCACTTCATGTTCCATTTATCTATTaaccacctacccacccacccccaggACGTAAAACGAACCTTTCCCTTGACTCTCGATTTCGGAGCCTacaccaactccctcgcccGCGCGctcacaaaccccaaccctgaCCCCTCCCAGCCCGACGCGGACATCCCACCCCTGGCCACCAAAATCGGCAAGCTCGTCGCTGCCGACTCGAGCCAAAAGGCTCTCTTCCGGGACGCGGAGCTCGAGTTCAACAAGGAAATCAACATGGAGCGTGTTGTCTTGCCGTACGAGGAGGGCCCCTTGCCGTGGGAGAACAACACGTTTGACATGGTGCTGTCAAGCCTGTCCATGCACTGGATCAATGATCTCCCTGGTGTATTGGGGCAGATCAACCGGATTCTCAAGCCGGATGCCCCGTTTATTGGGGCCATGCTGGGGGGTGATACGCTTTTTGAGCTGAGGACTTCGTTGCAGCTGGCGGAGCAGGAAAGGAGGGGCGGGATTGGCGTTCATGTGTCGCCGTTGGCAGATGTCAAGGAtgttggggggttgctggggaaGGCAGGGTTCAAGATGTTGAcggtggatgtggaggacATTGTGGTGGAATACCCTGATACTTTTGCGTTGATGGAGGACCTCCAGGCCATGGGAGAGGGCAATGCagtgttggggagggaggtgggtgcAATTGGAAAGGATGTTCTGCTTGCAGCGGAGGGGATATATAGGGAACTTCATGGAAGCAAGGTCGAGGACGGGACTGTGAGGCTACCGGCGACATTCAGGGTGATACATATGATTGGGTggaaagaaggaggggatcAACCAAAGCCGTTGCCGAGGGGCAGTGGAGAGATCAATCTAAGGGATGTGTTGGGGACAAAATAGATGTCGACTCAACATCGTCGTCAATGTCATTGCATTTTGGCCTGTCGCTCATGAAAACGCCTTGTAAAAATATTCCTCACACTGTTCTATCCGCCTGTTTCCTGGAATTCGCATGTACAATGCAAATGTCTTATACCCTCCGGAAATCAGTCATGACTCTCCCAATGCACCCCAGCCCggccacatccaccaccttctcatGCCAACTAAGCAAGACGCTCatggcggcgccggtggAATCTCCGGATGTTATCCCGGACCTGTTGCCAATCTGAGTGAACCCCGTTGCCTGGGGCGTCATCAACTTGGTTGGTGTTCTCGGGCCGTTGCCGGTGTGCTGGCTGGAGATACCGCTCGACGTGGCCGCCATACCCTTGTACCTATTCACATCATGTCAGCATGTGCCTCGCCCCCTTTTTTTGCGCCAACAATAACTGACAAGTACTTCATCAACACGTCCAAGCTCTCGCTACCCCTATCATCATTGTAGATCTTTTGCAAAAGAGGCGTCATCTCGTTCACCTTGATCC from Podospora pseudoanserina strain CBS 124.78 chromosome 6, whole genome shotgun sequence carries:
- the ARC15 gene encoding arp2/3 complex subunit (EggNog:ENOG503P59R; BUSCO:EOG09264V51; COG:Z), with protein sequence MSIIQQHTESSLTDAWRTINIDALDPDSSQNFPLSTLHPPQPEFSDQDARNLQSQIRQLLQAGDAEGALRSALENPIYNAPDLAKETHLQTVIEVLQRIKVNEMTPLLQKIYNDDRGSESLDVLMKYLYKGMAATSSGISSQHTGNGPRTPTKLMTPQATGFTQIGNRSGITSGDSTGAAMSVLLSWHEKVVDVAGLGCIGRVMTDFRRV
- a CDS encoding hypothetical protein (EggNog:ENOG503NUGI; COG:Q); translation: MRLTPFSPTALRRPLSSRLVPKIPHQKRPYAFQTSGIPTSFQVFNNRTKWLQRERAASNAEASRQADYLKDEVAMRVAERLLDVKRTFPLTLDFGAYTNSLARALTNPNPDPSQPDADIPPLATKIGKLVAADSSQKALFRDAELEFNKEINMERVVLPYEEGPLPWENNTFDMVLSSLSMHWINDLPGVLGQINRILKPDAPFIGAMLGGDTLFELRTSLQLAEQERRGGIGVHVSPLADVKDVGGLLGKAGFKMLTVDVEDIVVEYPDTFALMEDLQAMGEGNAVLGREVGAIGKDVLLAAEGIYRELHGSKVEDGTVRLPATFRVIHMIGWKEGGDQPKPLPRGSGEINLRDVLGTK